One part of the Neisseria zalophi genome encodes these proteins:
- a CDS encoding TetR/AcrR family transcriptional regulator, protein MSEVQLPEKTYSDTKTHILDVGYQLIARKGFTAVGLKEILDTAGIPKGSFYHYFESKEAFGEEIIEYYLFNHQKHIDTISKKQITTRQKLYEYFQYWYDSQKNVSSREKCLIVKLSGEVADSSDVMRKALAKTYQVIIDWLCEQIKAGWEDGSLTPKTDISAESLASRWYYTWLGASLVTKISQSDNPLSEVWQMMLSELGYD, encoded by the coding sequence ATGAGTGAAGTTCAATTGCCGGAAAAAACATATTCGGATACTAAAACACATATTTTAGATGTCGGTTATCAATTAATTGCCCGCAAGGGTTTTACCGCGGTTGGTTTGAAGGAAATACTGGATACCGCAGGTATACCGAAAGGCTCTTTTTATCATTATTTCGAGTCAAAAGAAGCTTTTGGTGAGGAAATAATCGAATATTATTTGTTTAATCATCAAAAACATATTGATACTATTTCCAAAAAACAGATTACTACCCGACAAAAACTTTATGAATATTTCCAATATTGGTATGACTCTCAGAAAAATGTATCTTCGCGAGAAAAATGTTTAATTGTTAAATTGAGCGGTGAAGTAGCAGACAGTTCGGATGTGATGCGGAAGGCTTTGGCGAAAACATATCAAGTCATTATCGATTGGCTCTGTGAACAAATTAAAGCAGGCTGGGAAGATGGCTCGCTAACGCCTAAAACCGACATTTCGGCAGAAAGCCTTGCCAGTCGTTGGTACTACACTTGGTTAGGAGCAAGTTTGGTCACCAAGATTAGCCAATCAGATAATCCGCTTTCGGAAGTATGGCAGATGATGTTATCCGAACTAGGGTATGATTGA
- a CDS encoding pseudouridine synthase, protein MQLFKYLQAQGLGSRKECLWLIENGCIAINGEVRAQARDTISPDEVKTLEVDGKSFTVIPLPYFYILLNKPTGYETSHKPQHYPSIFSLFPANMRNIDMQAVGRLDADTTGVLLITNDGRFNHKQTSPKHKVPKVYRVTLKHPADETLCNQLKQGVLLHDENETIAAADAVLESPHILILTITEGKYHQVKRMIAAAGNRVEYLHRSHFGEWHIENIPEGGWKFIDM, encoded by the coding sequence ATGCAACTCTTTAAATACCTACAAGCGCAAGGATTAGGCAGCCGCAAAGAATGCCTATGGCTCATTGAAAACGGCTGTATCGCCATTAATGGCGAAGTACGCGCCCAAGCACGCGATACAATCAGCCCCGATGAGGTCAAAACGCTTGAAGTAGACGGCAAATCGTTTACCGTTATCCCGCTGCCCTATTTTTATATCCTGCTCAATAAACCCACAGGCTATGAAACTTCGCACAAGCCTCAACACTACCCCAGCATATTCAGTTTGTTTCCCGCCAATATGCGCAATATCGATATGCAGGCAGTCGGCCGTTTGGATGCCGATACAACCGGTGTTCTGCTGATTACCAACGACGGCCGCTTTAACCATAAGCAAACCTCTCCCAAACACAAAGTCCCCAAAGTCTATCGGGTAACCTTAAAACACCCAGCCGATGAAACCTTATGCAACCAATTAAAACAAGGGGTGTTGCTCCATGATGAAAACGAAACCATTGCCGCTGCCGATGCTGTACTAGAATCACCACACATACTGATACTGACGATAACCGAAGGAAAATATCATCAAGTAAAACGTATGATTGCCGCAGCCGGAAACCGTGTGGAATACCTACATCGCAGCCATTTTGGTGAATGGCATATAGAAAATATTCCGGAAGGTGGTTGGAAGTTTATAGATATGTAA
- a CDS encoding DUF456 domain-containing protein — MTAILVALGLIALIVGLLGTIYPAIPGLGLMFGGAWLLAYADGYHIIGTNTLIFLAVVTILGTATDYVAGMLGAKFTGASKTAIWGALIGGIIGAFFSLPGLLLGPLLGAGIGEFWARKDLWSAGKVSIGTFIGFIIGVIAKVGCALTILMTLIVLGIISLF, encoded by the coding sequence ATGACTGCTATTCTGGTTGCACTCGGCCTGATTGCCCTCATCGTCGGCCTGCTTGGTACAATTTATCCCGCCATTCCCGGCTTGGGTTTGATGTTTGGCGGGGCATGGCTGCTGGCCTATGCGGACGGCTATCATATTATCGGCACCAATACGCTGATTTTTCTCGCCGTCGTCACCATACTAGGCACAGCAACCGATTATGTGGCGGGGATGCTGGGGGCCAAATTTACCGGTGCCAGCAAAACAGCCATCTGGGGTGCGCTCATCGGCGGTATTATCGGGGCATTTTTTTCACTGCCCGGCCTGTTATTAGGCCCCTTGCTTGGTGCAGGCATTGGTGAATTTTGGGCGCGCAAAGATTTATGGTCGGCGGGCAAAGTCAGCATTGGTACGTTTATCGGCTTTATTATCGGCGTTATCGCTAAGGTTGGCTGTGCACTCACTATTTTGATGACACTTATCGTATTGGGTATTATCAGCCTGTTTTAA
- a CDS encoding AzlC family ABC transporter permease, with protein MNVSDSPVAEFKRGIKECLPVTIGLLPFALILGVQGSQQGISWLEMMLMTGLNFAGGSEFAAVGLWADPLPVLLIIAVTLMINTRHILMGAALTPYLKGLPLKKVLPALFFMTDESWALSLADINKRKKSGEQPFSLAYYIGVSLTVYFVWFPFAGIGAAVGPQFGDVAAWGFGMAFPAVFLVLLRSLWKGFSAALPWLVSFLTAIVVYVNIDGAWYVPAGALAGLLATYIQVGKS; from the coding sequence ATGAATGTTTCCGATTCCCCTGTGGCGGAGTTTAAGCGCGGTATAAAAGAATGCCTGCCTGTTACCATCGGATTATTGCCGTTTGCTTTAATTTTGGGCGTACAGGGCAGTCAGCAGGGAATAAGCTGGCTGGAAATGATGCTGATGACGGGATTGAATTTTGCCGGCGGATCGGAATTTGCCGCCGTCGGTTTGTGGGCGGATCCGTTGCCGGTGCTGTTGATTATTGCGGTAACGCTCATGATTAATACCCGCCATATTCTGATGGGGGCGGCCTTAACGCCTTATTTAAAAGGACTGCCGCTGAAGAAAGTTTTGCCGGCCTTGTTTTTTATGACCGATGAAAGCTGGGCGTTGAGTTTGGCCGATATCAATAAGCGTAAAAAATCGGGGGAGCAGCCGTTTAGTTTGGCTTATTACATAGGCGTGAGCCTAACGGTTTATTTTGTCTGGTTTCCGTTTGCCGGCATTGGTGCGGCGGTGGGGCCGCAATTCGGCGATGTGGCGGCATGGGGCTTCGGCATGGCGTTTCCGGCGGTGTTTTTGGTGTTGCTGCGCAGTTTGTGGAAAGGTTTTTCTGCTGCCTTGCCGTGGCTGGTGAGTTTTCTTACCGCGATTGTGGTGTATGTGAATATAGACGGGGCTTGGTATGTGCCCGCAGGTGCACTGGCGGGGCTGTTGGCAACCTATATTCAGGTGGGTAAATCATGA
- a CDS encoding OPT family oligopeptide transporter: MSITSKHHDPYAGYRELTLRGMILGALITVIFTASNVYLGLKVGLTFASSIPAAVISMAVLKFAKDSNILENNMVQTQASAAGTLSTIIFVLPGLLMAGYWSGFPFWQTTLLCMAGGILGVIFTIPLRYAMVVKSDLPYPEGVAAAEILKVGSGEHDDETIGNHESGIKEIAAGGILAGLMSFFSNGLRVIADSASYWFKSGNAIFQLPMGFSLALLGAGYLVGLTGGIAILIGIFIAWGVAVPYFSATAPQPADMEMVAYAMDLWQTKVRFIGAGTIGIAAVWTLILLFKPMMEGMRLSFQTFSGKAEASEHRVEQDLSPKSMILWVLGMMLILAFSFYHFIENAGISSGLAWLLVIVCTLLTSIIGFLVAAACGYMAGLVGSSSSPISGIGIVSILTISIVLLLIGESSGLFADEGSRQFMLALALFCGSAVISVASISNDNLQDLKTGYLVHATPWRQQVALIIGCVVGAVVIAPVLEILYQAYGFTGAMPREGMDAAQALAAPQATLMTTIAQGIFAHNLQWTYIFTGVAIGIALIIVDWLLKKSSASKFSLPVLAVGMGIYLPPSINMPIIIGAVLAAVLKSIVRKRYPSDTERRLKQADRTGTLLAAGLIVGESLIGVIMAFIIAASVTSGGSDAPLALNLENWHTTASWLGLAVFIVGMLIVAKRVLASIR; encoded by the coding sequence ATGTCGATAACATCAAAACATCATGATCCTTATGCCGGATACCGTGAATTAACCTTACGCGGTATGATTTTGGGTGCGTTGATTACCGTTATTTTCACGGCATCCAATGTTTATCTCGGTTTAAAAGTCGGTCTGACTTTTGCCTCTTCCATTCCTGCTGCCGTGATTTCCATGGCAGTTTTGAAATTTGCCAAAGACAGCAATATTCTGGAAAACAATATGGTGCAAACCCAAGCTTCTGCGGCGGGTACGCTTTCTACCATTATTTTTGTTTTACCCGGTTTATTAATGGCGGGCTATTGGAGCGGATTCCCGTTTTGGCAAACAACGCTGCTGTGCATGGCCGGCGGTATTCTAGGGGTGATTTTTACTATCCCCCTACGCTATGCGATGGTGGTGAAAAGTGATTTGCCCTACCCGGAAGGGGTGGCTGCGGCAGAAATTTTAAAAGTCGGTAGCGGCGAGCATGATGATGAAACCATTGGTAATCATGAAAGCGGTATTAAAGAAATTGCCGCAGGCGGTATTCTCGCCGGCTTAATGAGTTTTTTCAGTAACGGTTTACGCGTGATCGCCGATAGTGCGAGTTATTGGTTTAAATCCGGCAATGCCATCTTCCAATTACCGATGGGCTTTTCACTGGCTCTACTCGGTGCGGGCTATCTGGTCGGATTAACAGGCGGTATTGCTATTTTGATCGGTATTTTTATTGCATGGGGTGTAGCAGTACCCTACTTTTCCGCTACTGCGCCCCAACCGGCCGATATGGAAATGGTGGCCTATGCCATGGATCTTTGGCAAACGAAAGTACGCTTTATCGGTGCAGGTACCATTGGTATCGCCGCTGTATGGACGCTTATTTTGCTCTTTAAACCGATGATGGAAGGGATGCGCCTCTCTTTCCAAACGTTTAGCGGCAAAGCTGAAGCTTCCGAACACCGTGTCGAACAAGACCTTTCACCCAAATCCATGATTCTGTGGGTTTTGGGTATGATGCTGATTTTGGCGTTTTCGTTTTATCATTTTATTGAAAATGCCGGCATTTCCTCTGGATTGGCTTGGTTGTTGGTAATTGTCTGTACTTTACTAACTTCCATTATCGGCTTTTTGGTGGCTGCTGCCTGCGGTTATATGGCCGGTTTAGTGGGTTCTTCCTCCAGCCCGATTTCAGGTATCGGCATTGTGTCTATTCTAACCATTTCCATTGTATTACTGCTAATTGGCGAATCTTCCGGCTTGTTTGCCGATGAAGGCAGCCGCCAGTTTATGCTGGCATTGGCGCTATTCTGCGGTTCTGCCGTTATTTCGGTAGCGTCTATTTCCAATGACAACCTGCAAGATTTGAAAACCGGTTATTTGGTTCATGCAACACCGTGGCGGCAACAGGTTGCACTGATTATCGGTTGTGTGGTCGGTGCCGTTGTGATTGCACCTGTATTGGAAATTCTTTATCAGGCTTATGGTTTCACCGGTGCTATGCCACGCGAAGGTATGGATGCCGCTCAAGCACTGGCCGCACCGCAAGCCACACTGATGACCACAATCGCACAAGGTATTTTTGCACATAATCTGCAATGGACTTATATCTTCACTGGTGTGGCTATCGGCATTGCATTGATTATTGTAGATTGGCTGTTGAAGAAAAGTTCGGCATCCAAATTCAGCCTGCCTGTTTTGGCAGTGGGTATGGGTATCTATCTGCCTCCTTCCATTAATATGCCGATTATTATTGGAGCGGTTTTAGCGGCTGTTTTAAAATCTATCGTACGCAAACGCTACCCTTCGGATACCGAACGCCGTCTGAAACAAGCCGACCGCACAGGTACGCTGCTTGCTGCCGGTTTGATTGTCGGCGAGAGCCTGATTGGTGTGATTATGGCGTTTATTATTGCCGCCTCCGTTACCAGCGGCGGTTCTGATGCGCCACTGGCACTCAATTTGGAAAACTGGCATACCACCGCTTCATGGTTAGGCTTGGCGGTATTTATTGTCGGCATGCTGATTGTGGCGAAACGGGTATTGGCTTCTATACGTTAA
- the recA gene encoding recombinase RecA: protein MSDEKSKALAAALAQIEKNFGKGSIMKMDGSHKDENLEVISTGSLGLDLALGVGGLPRGRVVEIFGPESSGKTTLCLEAVAQCQKNGGTCAFIDAENAFDPIYARKLGVKVEDLLVSQPDTGEQALEICDMLVRSGGVDMVVVDSVAALVPKAEIEGEMGDSHVGLQARLMSQALRKLTGHIKKTNTLVIFINQIRMKIGVMFGSPETTTGGNALKFYASVRLDIRRTGAIKKGDDVLGNETKVKVIKNKVAPPFRQAEFDILYGEGVSWEGELIDLGVKFDIVEKSGAWYSYNGAKIGQGKDNVRVWLKENPEIANEIDAKIRAKAGINVQITEGTLDDTDGEQPEE, encoded by the coding sequence ATGTCAGACGAAAAAAGCAAAGCATTAGCAGCAGCACTTGCACAAATTGAAAAAAACTTTGGCAAAGGCTCCATTATGAAAATGGACGGCAGCCATAAAGATGAAAATTTAGAAGTGATTTCCACCGGTTCGCTCGGTTTGGATTTGGCACTCGGTGTCGGTGGTTTACCGCGCGGCCGCGTGGTTGAAATTTTCGGCCCCGAATCTTCAGGTAAAACCACTTTATGTTTGGAAGCCGTTGCCCAATGCCAGAAAAACGGCGGTACTTGTGCCTTTATCGATGCCGAAAATGCCTTCGATCCTATTTATGCCCGTAAATTGGGCGTGAAAGTAGAAGATTTACTGGTTTCCCAACCCGATACCGGTGAGCAAGCACTGGAAATTTGCGATATGTTGGTTCGTTCCGGCGGCGTGGATATGGTTGTGGTCGATTCCGTGGCTGCACTGGTGCCGAAAGCCGAAATCGAAGGCGAAATGGGTGATAGCCATGTCGGCCTGCAAGCGCGCCTGATGAGCCAAGCCTTGCGCAAACTCACCGGCCATATCAAAAAAACCAACACACTGGTGATTTTCATTAACCAAATCCGTATGAAAATCGGCGTGATGTTCGGCAGCCCCGAAACCACAACCGGCGGTAATGCCTTGAAATTCTATGCTTCCGTCCGCTTGGATATCCGCCGCACCGGTGCGATTAAAAAAGGCGATGATGTTTTAGGTAATGAAACCAAAGTCAAAGTGATTAAAAACAAAGTGGCGCCACCGTTCCGCCAAGCCGAATTTGATATCCTCTACGGTGAAGGTGTGAGCTGGGAAGGCGAACTGATTGATTTAGGCGTTAAATTCGATATCGTTGAAAAATCAGGTGCTTGGTATAGCTATAATGGCGCCAAAATCGGCCAAGGCAAAGACAATGTGCGCGTATGGCTGAAAGAAAACCCCGAAATTGCCAATGAAATCGATGCGAAAATCCGTGCCAAAGCAGGCATCAATGTTCAAATCACCGAAGGTACGCTAGACGATACCGACGGCGAACAGCCTGAAGAATAA
- the rep gene encoding DNA helicase Rep: MKLNPQQQQAVQYLGGPLLVLAGAGSGKTGVITQKIKYLITSVGYPAHQIAAITFTNKAAKEMQERVGKMLPKNQTRGLTICTFHSLGMRILREEAANIGYKKNFSILDSTDSAKIISELLGSAGKEAVYKARHQISLWKNDLQTPEEAFQTAENEWESQTAKLYAGYQATLESYQAVDFDDLIRLPAVLLQQNSDIRHKWQLRLRYLLVDECQDTNACQYTLMKLLTGAEGMFTAVGDDDQSIYAWRGADIENLRRMQEDYPQMKVIKLEQNYRSTARILKVANKVIENNPKLFKKTLWSQFGMGEHVKVVACQHEQHEAEWVVSQIVKQKLVGGDKTKYADFAVLYRGNHQARIFEEVLRSARIPYQLSGGQSFFDKAEIKDVLAYIRLLANPNDDPAFLRAVTTPKRGIGEVTLGKLNAYAHDHECSLYEAALKPEALSTLNTQNREHLQQFMALMEQYRARAERDEAGVLVNDLLSDIAYEAHLLNSEEGKAGEIKWRNVTDLTDWLARKGSQDDKNIIEIAQTIALMTLLEGKNEDEVDAVKLSTLHASKGLEYPYVFLVGCEEGMLPHADSIEESNVEEERRLMYVGITRAKRQLTLTHCVKRKRQGTWQFPDPSRFIDEMPQDDLKILGRKGGEPIVSKEEGKSNLAGLRAMLASKAKSSQTP, encoded by the coding sequence ATGAAACTCAATCCGCAACAACAGCAAGCCGTGCAATATCTCGGCGGTCCTTTGCTGGTTTTAGCCGGTGCCGGCAGCGGCAAAACCGGTGTGATTACGCAGAAAATCAAATATTTGATTACCAGCGTCGGCTATCCTGCCCATCAAATCGCCGCCATCACTTTTACCAATAAAGCCGCCAAAGAAATGCAGGAGCGGGTGGGGAAAATGTTGCCGAAAAACCAGACCCGCGGCTTGACTATCTGTACCTTTCACTCGCTCGGTATGCGGATTTTGCGTGAAGAAGCGGCCAATATCGGCTACAAAAAAAACTTTTCCATTCTCGATAGCACCGATAGCGCCAAAATTATCAGCGAGCTGTTGGGCAGTGCGGGCAAAGAAGCCGTTTATAAAGCCCGCCATCAGATTTCTTTGTGGAAAAACGATTTGCAAACCCCCGAAGAAGCTTTTCAGACGGCCGAAAATGAATGGGAAAGCCAAACAGCCAAACTATATGCCGGTTATCAGGCGACTTTGGAAAGTTATCAGGCGGTGGATTTCGACGATTTAATCCGCCTGCCGGCCGTTTTATTGCAGCAAAACAGCGATATCCGCCATAAGTGGCAGTTGCGGCTGCGCTATCTGTTGGTGGATGAGTGCCAAGATACCAATGCCTGCCAATATACGTTGATGAAGCTGTTAACCGGGGCAGAGGGCATGTTTACCGCCGTGGGCGACGACGACCAATCTATTTACGCTTGGCGCGGTGCCGATATTGAAAACCTGCGCCGTATGCAGGAAGACTATCCGCAAATGAAGGTGATTAAGTTGGAGCAGAATTATCGTTCCACGGCGCGGATTTTAAAAGTGGCCAATAAGGTGATTGAAAACAACCCCAAATTGTTTAAAAAAACCTTGTGGTCGCAATTCGGCATGGGCGAGCACGTTAAAGTAGTGGCGTGTCAGCATGAGCAGCATGAAGCCGAATGGGTGGTCAGTCAGATTGTGAAACAAAAGCTGGTAGGCGGCGATAAAACCAAATATGCCGATTTTGCCGTGCTTTACCGTGGCAATCATCAGGCGCGGATTTTTGAAGAAGTGCTACGCAGTGCGCGCATTCCCTACCAGCTTTCAGGCGGCCAGAGTTTTTTCGATAAGGCGGAAATCAAAGACGTTTTGGCCTATATCCGTTTATTGGCCAATCCTAACGACGACCCTGCTTTTTTACGCGCAGTAACCACACCCAAGCGCGGTATCGGCGAGGTGACGCTGGGTAAACTGAACGCCTATGCTCATGATCACGAATGCAGCCTCTATGAAGCAGCTTTAAAACCGGAAGCCTTATCGACACTCAACACGCAAAACCGCGAACATTTGCAGCAGTTTATGGCATTGATGGAGCAATACCGCGCCCGTGCCGAACGTGATGAGGCTGGTGTATTGGTGAACGATTTGCTTAGCGATATTGCCTATGAAGCCCATTTGCTCAACAGCGAAGAGGGCAAGGCAGGCGAAATCAAATGGCGCAATGTAACCGACTTAACCGACTGGTTGGCGCGCAAAGGCAGTCAAGACGATAAAAATATTATTGAAATCGCCCAAACCATTGCCTTGATGACCTTATTGGAAGGAAAAAACGAAGACGAAGTAGATGCGGTGAAACTCTCTACACTACATGCTTCCAAAGGGCTGGAATATCCTTATGTGTTTTTAGTCGGTTGCGAAGAAGGGATGTTGCCGCATGCCGACAGTATCGAAGAATCCAATGTAGAGGAAGAGCGGCGTTTGATGTATGTCGGCATTACCCGCGCCAAACGTCAATTAACGCTGACCCACTGTGTGAAAAGAAAACGGCAGGGCACTTGGCAGTTTCCCGATCCCAGCCGCTTTATCGACGAAATGCCGCAAGACGATTTGAAGATTTTAGGTAGAAAAGGCGGCGAACCGATTGTGAGCAAAGAAGAGGGTAAAAGCAATCTGGCCGGTTTGAGGGCAATGTTGGCTTCAAAAGCGAAAAGCAGCCAAACGCCGTAA
- a CDS encoding AzlD family protein, with protein sequence MISWASLLTILGMMAVTYFTRLIGFFALRNRTLSKRAAAVADAAPGCVLIAVIAPYFVSDKPSELIALALTVFAASRWGMLPTVLVGVVSAGVLGHLMK encoded by the coding sequence ATGATTTCATGGGCTTCGCTGCTCACGATTTTGGGCATGATGGCGGTGACCTACTTCACCCGTTTAATCGGCTTTTTTGCCTTGCGCAACCGAACCTTAAGCAAGCGTGCGGCAGCGGTTGCTGATGCGGCGCCGGGTTGTGTATTGATTGCCGTGATTGCACCGTATTTTGTGTCCGACAAACCGAGTGAGTTGATTGCGCTGGCGTTAACAGTTTTTGCTGCCAGCCGCTGGGGGATGCTGCCGACGGTATTGGTCGGTGTGGTTTCGGCGGGTGTGTTGGGGCACTTAATGAAATAA
- a CDS encoding alpha-keto acid decarboxylase family protein, with protein sequence MENKTYTIADYLFDRVAEAGATEIFGVPGDYNLPFLDNILDSDKLRWVGNTNELNAGYAADGYARERRFAAMVTTFGVGELSAINATAGSFAEYAPVLHIVGAPNTKLQDGKYIIHHSLGDGMFNHFMKMVEPVSVAQANITPENAASEIDRVIRMIMKKQRPGYLLLSPDVAKMAIYPPTTRLTDFEEDITSQVALADFKQTLSQFIEGKTTALIADLMVHRLGLQSQLKALVADTDIPYATLTWGKTLLNENNKRWAGVYVGNVSHPVVKDAVENSECLIKLGVAFTDTTSAGFSQRIDKEKAVDIQEERVTLAGKTFAPIAMKDALKALHEVLVSGINIVPKPLIGEVSEYQQEGGEDAALLQQDIWHIIAENLDSNSVIFAEQGTSYFGITDVRLKEGTTFYGQPLWGSIGYTLPASLGAGIASPHKRAVLLIGDGSALLTVQDLAVMIREKLNPIIILINNDGYTVERVIHGETALYNDIPKCDWQVMPRAFGANEDNSLIVKVNTPATLKSALTAAREAEDKMVFIEVMMDTLDVPPLLAEVAKILK encoded by the coding sequence ATGGAAAATAAAACATACACCATTGCAGACTATTTATTCGATCGCGTAGCGGAAGCTGGGGCAACCGAGATTTTTGGTGTGCCCGGGGATTACAACCTTCCCTTTCTAGATAATATCCTTGATTCGGATAAATTACGTTGGGTGGGCAATACCAATGAGCTGAATGCGGGTTATGCTGCCGATGGTTATGCTCGCGAGCGTAGATTTGCGGCCATGGTTACCACTTTTGGTGTGGGGGAATTGTCGGCCATTAATGCTACGGCCGGTTCTTTTGCGGAGTATGCACCTGTTTTGCATATTGTCGGCGCACCCAATACAAAACTACAAGACGGAAAATATATTATTCACCATAGTTTGGGTGACGGTATGTTCAACCATTTTATGAAAATGGTAGAGCCTGTGAGCGTTGCACAAGCAAATATTACACCGGAGAATGCGGCATCGGAAATCGACCGAGTGATTCGTATGATTATGAAGAAACAACGCCCGGGTTATTTATTACTGTCTCCCGATGTAGCTAAAATGGCGATTTATCCGCCAACCACCAGACTTACCGATTTTGAAGAAGATATTACCAGTCAAGTGGCTTTGGCGGATTTCAAACAAACCCTCAGCCAATTTATCGAAGGTAAAACGACTGCCTTAATTGCAGATTTAATGGTACACCGTTTGGGTTTGCAATCTCAGTTGAAAGCGCTGGTTGCTGATACGGATATTCCTTATGCCACTTTAACGTGGGGCAAAACATTATTAAATGAAAACAATAAACGTTGGGCCGGGGTGTATGTCGGTAATGTTTCACATCCTGTGGTGAAGGATGCCGTTGAAAACAGCGAGTGTTTGATTAAATTGGGTGTTGCATTCACAGACACCACATCTGCTGGGTTTTCTCAACGTATTGATAAAGAAAAAGCCGTCGATATTCAAGAAGAACGGGTAACGTTGGCCGGCAAAACTTTTGCTCCGATTGCGATGAAAGACGCATTAAAAGCATTACATGAAGTGCTGGTTTCAGGTATTAATATTGTTCCCAAACCGCTTATTGGAGAAGTTAGCGAATATCAGCAAGAGGGCGGAGAGGATGCTGCGCTATTACAACAAGATATATGGCATATTATTGCTGAAAATTTAGATAGTAACAGTGTAATTTTTGCCGAACAGGGCACGTCTTATTTCGGTATTACCGATGTTCGTTTAAAAGAAGGTACAACATTTTATGGGCAACCATTGTGGGGTTCTATCGGTTACACTCTGCCGGCAAGTTTAGGAGCAGGTATTGCTTCGCCACATAAACGTGCAGTACTGTTAATCGGTGACGGTTCGGCATTATTAACCGTACAAGATTTGGCCGTTATGATTCGTGAAAAACTGAATCCGATTATTATTTTAATTAATAATGATGGTTATACTGTTGAAAGAGTAATTCATGGCGAAACGGCTTTATATAACGACATTCCTAAATGTGATTGGCAGGTAATGCCGAGGGCGTTTGGTGCGAATGAAGATAACAGTTTAATAGTGAAAGTGAATACTCCTGCAACACTGAAATCGGCATTAACTGCGGCAAGGGAAGCCGAAGATAAAATGGTCTTTATCGAAGTGATGATGGATACACTGGATGTGCCACCTTTGTTGGCAGAGGTTGCAAAAATATTGAAATAA